Genomic DNA from Sphingobium sp. WTD-1:
CGCCAGCGCTATCTGCCGAAAGCCGGCGGGGCAGTTGGTCGGCTTCATGCTGGATGCCGTCCTGTCGTCGATGAACGGCAGCCTGATGGAAGTTCATGTGCGCCGTACCGTCAGCGGCGGTGAACCAAGCGCCGCCGATGTTCCATCCCCCTTTGCCGACGGCGCCTGGCTGCGGCTGCAGAGTTTTCCTCTCGGGAGGTCTACCGTCATCATGTTCCGCGATATTACGGAAGATGTGCGTCGCCATCGATTGGCGGATGCCAAGGCCGCGATCATCGAAGCGATGACCGTGCATGGCGATGTCGGCTATGTCCGCCTGTCCGTGCGGGGCACGATCGACAGCATCGACGTCCCTTTCACCGACATGCTGAGCCTGCCGCGAGAGCGGGTGATGGGTATACAGTTAACCGATCTGGTTATAACGCATGCGCGTGCCGCCTTTCGTCAGGCGCTGGAGCGGGCGATGCAGGGCCAGGGCGCGCAATGTGTCCACACGACGCTGTTGCGCAATCGCGGCGATACCGTTGCCGTGAAGGCTTCGATCGTCGCGTTGCAGGGCGCCTATGGCACCGAGGGGGCTGTCGTTCTGGTGACGGCGCTCGATGCCAGCGCCATAAGGGAATTGCCGCGCGCCGCCGAATAGCGCGCGGCGTTTTGCCTCAACCGCAGCGGGCGCTGGTGACGAGCATCTGATCGTCATAGCCCACGGTCAGACGATCGGGGCGGAAGTCCA
This window encodes:
- a CDS encoding PAS domain-containing protein, translating into MEGEGGYPAESPVVTAADLVRGFSECRDMATRAPLYITHHGRATHVLLGVNEFRALKAQSGNAHQESAEEKLFALADWVDQAVIICDQDMRVNFVNRVASAICRKPAGQLVGFMLDAVLSSMNGSLMEVHVRRTVSGGEPSAADVPSPFADGAWLRLQSFPLGRSTVIMFRDITEDVRRHRLADAKAAIIEAMTVHGDVGYVRLSVRGTIDSIDVPFTDMLSLPRERVMGIQLTDLVITHARAAFRQALERAMQGQGAQCVHTTLLRNRGDTVAVKASIVALQGAYGTEGAVVLVTALDASAIRELPRAAE